A genomic stretch from Terriglobus sp. RCC_193 includes:
- a CDS encoding phosphatase PAP2 family protein → MTQLNRFTAALGLLFCASLAAQQAATTPPSPKAVKTSRFLLGSALDTSLIVGHPPSDTSAATVRELEQLHKLEAARTPQDVQAAQADDVEQDIFIYRNIFGSGFTAENLPQLAALSTDVHNEEAVASTPLKNAFARPRPYQLDSTLHPACKITTEHNSYPSGHTLSGYLLGYTMAYIAPDKKDLILARTDVYAQHRLTCGVHYASDLVAAREIASAMFGAMLTNPVFRARLVAAQQELQQRLTVTASR, encoded by the coding sequence ATGACTCAACTCAATCGCTTCACGGCTGCTCTGGGCCTGCTCTTTTGTGCCTCCCTGGCAGCGCAACAGGCTGCGACAACCCCGCCTTCGCCCAAGGCAGTAAAGACTTCGCGCTTTCTTCTTGGGTCTGCCCTGGATACCAGCCTGATCGTGGGGCATCCTCCAAGTGATACCTCCGCAGCCACCGTGCGGGAGTTGGAGCAACTGCACAAGCTGGAAGCAGCCCGCACACCGCAGGATGTGCAGGCAGCCCAGGCAGATGACGTAGAGCAGGACATTTTCATTTATCGCAATATCTTCGGCAGCGGATTCACGGCGGAGAATCTGCCGCAACTGGCTGCACTTTCCACGGACGTGCATAACGAAGAAGCCGTGGCCAGCACACCGCTGAAGAACGCATTCGCGCGTCCGCGACCGTACCAGTTGGATAGCACGCTGCACCCTGCTTGCAAGATCACGACCGAGCACAACTCCTACCCCAGTGGCCACACGCTCTCCGGCTATCTGTTGGGCTACACGATGGCCTACATCGCTCCTGATAAGAAGGACCTGATCCTGGCGCGCACAGACGTCTACGCGCAGCATCGGCTGACCTGCGGAGTGCACTACGCCAGTGATCTAGTGGCAGCCCGCGAGATAGCCTCCGCCATGTTCGGCGCAATGCTTACGAACCCTGTGTTCCGCGCGCGGCTTGTCGCGGCCCAGCAGGAGTTGCAGCAACGACTCACAGTAACGGCGTCACGTTAA
- a CDS encoding TonB-dependent receptor, translated as MTNRKTLLQCARAPLFAVGAAFLVTTHMAVAQIAASITGTVLDAKGSSISHATVTITAENGGAVARSTVTDAQGHFSVTGLPHGRYRVEAASTGFTSTVKTGVTVAGSEATDLSMTLNIGSVATEVNVEADPTHSVAAALAPMDTPLDARSARTVITQHFLRNFTSPVADFGEAVAMAPGTFTTNGNGVGLGQSSTYFRGFPDGNYDIDFDGIPFYDTNTPTHHSWAFFPSQFLGGIDFDRSPGSASTIGPTPFGGSIHLLSKPVSPVSNIRGSVAYGSFNTQLYNFEYDSGGLLPGKKLNFSIDVHHMQSDGYQTFNHQTRNAGAIKAQYKFSDKTYLSGFSGVIWLDANTPNFNATRCQMYGAQNGYTCTGTLAPFAGSGINFLLTDNSDPVNYLNNQYNYYHVPTDFEYVGVHSEFGKNFILDVKPYTYNYDNGEKYSNATPITELTSINGSKTYNGMPIAPCNVQVAKKGVSALPCGVDKYNSYRKYGETSTLSQVSRFGILRAGMWYEWAATNRHQFPSDPLNNWANQPLSNFNESFWTNSFQPYAEYDFHVTRKLDVTAGTKFAHYNIQTKQYADNGKTIGGLGTNDPNSFITNSGTYSAWLPSIDGNYKLTSNWSAYAQLATGSVVPPSKVFDYKQSATGIPVKTQPKQQRSTTYQFGSIVKLRHVTFNADFYHTRFQNSYSSTLDPSGEPIYFLQPSSITKGFEAESNIYIAHGLSVYLNATVGRATYVGNLAVSCTSGATGCGTSTAQLTLAAPSGLWVANTPSDTQTEAVTYQHKAWDAGIFNKRVGTLYQDNGQYHNQATINPFSATNLFFNYTVRNGGRFDQTKIRLSFNNLFDQHSITGTSIAGTALTQNIAANGTTYVDPFNTTGQTPINGGDNVSVLPGRSVMLSVTFGLSPKR; from the coding sequence ATGACGAATAGAAAGACTTTGTTGCAGTGTGCACGCGCGCCACTGTTTGCTGTTGGCGCTGCGTTTCTGGTCACAACGCATATGGCCGTTGCGCAAATAGCTGCGTCCATCACGGGTACAGTTCTGGATGCCAAGGGTAGTTCCATTTCGCACGCCACCGTTACTATCACCGCTGAAAATGGCGGAGCGGTTGCACGCAGCACGGTCACCGATGCGCAGGGACACTTTAGCGTTACAGGACTGCCCCATGGCCGTTATCGCGTCGAGGCTGCCTCCACGGGATTTACCTCCACAGTGAAGACTGGCGTGACGGTAGCAGGAAGCGAGGCGACAGACCTCTCCATGACGCTCAACATCGGATCGGTAGCGACCGAGGTGAATGTTGAAGCAGACCCAACGCATTCTGTCGCTGCCGCACTTGCTCCCATGGATACACCACTGGATGCTCGTTCTGCGCGCACGGTGATTACGCAGCACTTTCTCCGCAACTTTACGTCACCCGTAGCTGACTTTGGCGAAGCTGTGGCGATGGCGCCGGGTACCTTCACAACGAACGGCAATGGTGTGGGACTCGGACAATCGAGCACTTACTTCCGCGGCTTTCCTGACGGTAACTACGACATTGATTTTGACGGCATCCCTTTCTACGACACCAACACTCCGACGCATCACTCGTGGGCATTTTTCCCATCGCAGTTCCTTGGCGGCATTGATTTCGATCGCAGCCCGGGTTCTGCTTCCACCATTGGCCCCACGCCTTTTGGTGGATCCATCCATCTTCTATCGAAGCCTGTATCGCCGGTCAGCAACATCCGCGGCAGTGTTGCTTATGGCTCGTTTAATACTCAGCTCTATAACTTCGAATATGACTCGGGCGGTCTGCTGCCCGGTAAGAAGTTGAACTTTTCCATCGATGTGCATCACATGCAGTCTGATGGCTACCAGACCTTCAATCATCAGACACGCAATGCGGGTGCCATCAAGGCTCAGTACAAATTCTCAGACAAGACGTATCTTTCGGGATTTTCCGGTGTGATCTGGCTGGATGCGAATACCCCCAACTTCAATGCAACTCGCTGCCAGATGTATGGCGCACAGAATGGCTATACGTGCACTGGAACGTTGGCGCCCTTTGCGGGTTCGGGAATCAACTTCCTGCTCACGGATAACTCCGATCCAGTGAACTATCTGAATAATCAGTACAACTACTACCACGTTCCCACAGATTTTGAGTACGTGGGCGTGCATTCAGAGTTTGGAAAGAATTTCATTCTGGATGTGAAGCCGTATACCTATAACTACGACAACGGCGAGAAATACTCGAATGCCACACCCATCACGGAACTGACTTCCATCAATGGCTCCAAAACCTATAACGGTATGCCGATTGCACCATGCAACGTGCAGGTGGCGAAGAAGGGAGTCAGCGCGCTCCCTTGCGGTGTGGATAAGTACAACAGTTACCGCAAGTATGGTGAGACTTCTACGCTGAGCCAGGTGTCGCGCTTCGGAATCCTGCGCGCAGGCATGTGGTATGAGTGGGCTGCAACTAACCGGCACCAGTTTCCTTCTGATCCGCTGAATAACTGGGCCAATCAACCCCTCTCCAACTTCAACGAATCGTTCTGGACAAACTCTTTTCAGCCGTATGCGGAATATGATTTTCACGTAACCCGCAAGCTCGACGTAACGGCCGGAACGAAGTTTGCTCACTACAACATTCAGACCAAGCAGTATGCCGACAACGGAAAAACGATTGGTGGTCTGGGTACAAATGATCCGAATTCCTTCATTACAAATTCGGGCACGTATTCAGCGTGGTTGCCCTCTATTGACGGAAACTACAAGCTCACCAGCAACTGGTCTGCCTATGCTCAGTTAGCCACGGGAAGTGTTGTGCCCCCGAGCAAGGTCTTTGACTATAAGCAGAGTGCAACGGGAATACCTGTGAAGACGCAGCCGAAGCAGCAGCGCTCCACAACCTATCAGTTCGGTAGCATCGTCAAGCTGCGACACGTGACCTTTAATGCGGATTTCTATCACACGCGTTTCCAGAACAGCTATTCATCCACGCTTGATCCGTCGGGCGAGCCGATCTACTTCCTGCAGCCCAGCTCCATCACCAAGGGCTTTGAAGCAGAGAGCAATATCTACATTGCGCACGGCTTAAGTGTGTATCTGAATGCAACGGTTGGCCGCGCCACCTATGTGGGCAATCTCGCAGTAAGCTGCACGTCTGGAGCTACGGGCTGCGGTACATCGACAGCGCAGTTGACGCTCGCCGCACCTTCCGGTCTGTGGGTCGCCAACACCCCATCGGATACGCAAACGGAAGCTGTGACGTATCAGCACAAAGCGTGGGACGCAGGTATCTTCAACAAGCGGGTGGGGACGCTGTACCAGGACAATGGTCAGTACCACAATCAGGCAACCATCAATCCCTTCTCCGCGACGAATCTTTTCTTCAACTACACAGTCCGCAATGGTGGACGATTTGACCAGACCAAGATTCGTCTGAGCTTCAATAACCTCTTTGACCAACACAGCATTACAGGAACCAGCATCGCGGGTACCGCGTTGACGCAGAACATTGCGGCAAACGGAACCACTTATGTTGACCCGTTCAACACCACTGGACAAACACCCATCAACGGTGGAGACAACGTCAGTGTTCTTCCTGGTCGCAGCGTTATGCTCTCGGTTACCTTCGGCCTGTCGCCAAAACGTTGA
- the ispG gene encoding flavodoxin-dependent (E)-4-hydroxy-3-methylbut-2-enyl-diphosphate synthase, protein MPEITRRKAVTVKIGNVRVGSDAPVVVQSMTNTDTADIESSIQQIAALARAGSEMVRVTVNNDDAAKALPYIVEGIRKKGWETPIIGDFHYNGHQLLAKYPDCAQALAKYRINPGNCSIGRKDDDNFRTMIEVAVKHQKPVRIGVNWGSLDQALLTKMMDENNQLANPLPAREVMLETMVRSALDNAAAAERYGLRRDQIVLSAKVSGVCDLIDVYSELASRTDHALHLGLTEAGMGMKGTVASTAGLAPLLLKGIGDTIRVSLTPTPGGDRSEEVRCAQQILQALSIRSFAPQVTSCPGCGRTTSTYFQMLAEQVQNYITSSMPDWKVNYPGVEEMKLAVMGCIVNGPGESKHANIGISLPGTFEEPKAPVYIDGKLAMTLKGDHIVDEFKVILDDYVKSHYGKAQVEELVSA, encoded by the coding sequence ATGCCCGAAATTACCCGCCGGAAGGCCGTCACCGTCAAGATTGGCAACGTTCGCGTCGGCTCCGATGCTCCGGTAGTCGTGCAGTCGATGACGAACACCGACACCGCCGACATCGAAAGTTCTATTCAGCAGATTGCCGCTCTCGCACGTGCTGGCAGCGAGATGGTACGCGTTACTGTCAACAACGATGATGCCGCGAAGGCCCTGCCGTACATCGTGGAAGGTATCCGCAAGAAGGGATGGGAGACACCCATCATCGGCGACTTCCACTACAACGGCCATCAGCTGCTCGCAAAGTATCCTGACTGTGCACAGGCGCTCGCCAAGTACCGTATCAATCCCGGCAACTGCTCCATCGGTCGCAAGGACGACGACAATTTTCGCACCATGATTGAAGTTGCCGTAAAGCATCAGAAGCCCGTCCGCATTGGCGTGAACTGGGGATCGCTGGACCAGGCGCTGCTGACAAAGATGATGGATGAGAACAACCAGTTGGCTAATCCTCTGCCTGCGCGTGAGGTCATGCTGGAGACAATGGTGCGCTCCGCGCTGGACAACGCTGCAGCGGCGGAACGTTACGGCCTTCGTCGTGATCAGATCGTCCTCTCGGCCAAGGTCAGCGGCGTTTGCGACCTGATTGATGTCTATAGCGAACTCGCCTCACGCACGGACCATGCACTGCACCTCGGCCTCACGGAAGCCGGCATGGGCATGAAGGGGACGGTGGCTTCTACTGCTGGCCTCGCGCCGCTGCTGCTGAAGGGCATTGGCGATACCATCCGCGTGTCGCTTACGCCGACGCCGGGCGGCGACCGCAGTGAGGAAGTGCGTTGTGCGCAACAGATCCTGCAGGCACTCTCTATCCGCAGCTTCGCACCGCAGGTCACAAGCTGTCCCGGTTGTGGTCGCACTACGTCGACGTACTTCCAGATGCTGGCGGAGCAGGTGCAGAACTACATCACGTCGTCGATGCCCGACTGGAAGGTTAACTACCCCGGCGTCGAAGAGATGAAGCTGGCCGTCATGGGCTGCATCGTGAACGGACCGGGCGAGTCCAAACATGCCAACATCGGCATCTCGCTGCCGGGTACGTTCGAGGAGCCGAAGGCGCCCGTCTACATTGACGGTAAGCTGGCCATGACTCTCAAGGGCGACCACATTGTGGATGAGTTCAAGGTCATCCTGGATGACTATGTGAAGAGCCACTACGGCAAAGCGCAGGTGGAAGAGCTGGTCTCCGCGTAG
- a CDS encoding LLM class flavin-dependent oxidoreductase — protein sequence MSRQLQVSVLDLVGMRPDESTGNAIARSVETAQHVERLGYKRFWLAEHHSIRGLACSATAILIGHVADKTSAIRVGSGGIMLPNHAPLVVAEQFGTLASMYPNRIDLGLGRAPGSDMPTMRALRRTSSGDDFPDLVAELRQYLGDPKPGQIVHAVPGEGTHVPITLLGSSGYSAQLAGHLGLPFAFAAHFAPQYVEPAMELYRRHFTPSDVLDKPYAMVGLPVIAADTEAHAKRLFTTPQQRFLSLIRNQPIEVRPPVDSMEGLWNSSEADAVAARLALAVVGDREGVKTRLQRTVDWLGVDEVFAVTDTYEQADRLRSYEILADVAKEITLPS from the coding sequence ATGAGCAGGCAATTACAGGTTTCTGTACTCGATCTGGTTGGTATGCGTCCCGACGAATCCACGGGCAACGCCATCGCCCGCAGCGTGGAAACGGCGCAGCACGTAGAGCGTCTCGGCTACAAGCGCTTCTGGTTGGCAGAACACCACAGCATCCGCGGCCTCGCCTGTTCGGCAACCGCCATCCTCATCGGTCATGTAGCGGATAAGACATCCGCCATCCGCGTTGGCAGCGGCGGCATCATGCTGCCCAACCACGCGCCATTAGTAGTCGCCGAGCAGTTCGGCACGCTGGCATCCATGTATCCCAACCGCATCGACCTGGGACTGGGCCGCGCACCTGGTTCGGACATGCCCACCATGCGCGCCCTCCGCCGCACCAGCAGCGGCGACGACTTCCCCGACCTGGTAGCGGAACTGCGTCAGTATCTCGGCGACCCCAAGCCCGGCCAGATCGTCCACGCCGTCCCCGGCGAAGGCACCCACGTACCCATCACCCTGCTAGGCAGCAGCGGCTACTCCGCCCAGCTTGCAGGCCATCTGGGTCTGCCCTTCGCCTTCGCGGCACACTTCGCACCGCAGTATGTGGAACCGGCCATGGAACTCTACCGCCGCCACTTCACACCATCGGACGTGCTGGACAAGCCATACGCCATGGTCGGCCTCCCCGTGATCGCCGCCGACACCGAAGCACATGCCAAGCGGCTATTCACCACACCGCAGCAACGCTTCCTATCCCTGATACGCAACCAGCCCATCGAGGTACGCCCCCCGGTGGACTCCATGGAAGGCCTATGGAACTCCAGCGAAGCCGACGCCGTCGCAGCGCGGCTTGCACTTGCCGTTGTAGGTGATCGCGAAGGCGTGAAGACACGGCTACAGCGCACGGTGGACTGGCTTGGAGTGGACGAGGTCTTCGCAGTAACGGACACCTATGAGCAGGCAGACCGTCTCCGCTCCTACGAGATACTCGCAGACGTAGCGAAGGAGATCACGCTGCCTTCATAG
- a CDS encoding 2-hydroxyacid dehydrogenase produces the protein MTRAKAFLSRPLPATVEAAIATHFDVVRADGDRILPAAEVVEGAQGCRAVFVSAMQPMGREVIAALQPELKAIGTVSVGYNHVDLDACREYGVSVFYSPGVLSDACADLAVMLVLNAARRGHEAEALVRSGTWQGYSNVQLLGIGLTGRRAGILGMGRIGQAIAARLRGFGTEIHYHNRRQLSAAEELGATYHATAEELLRVSDFLVLCAPGTPELHRFLNRERIALLPENAVVVNVSRGDTVDDDALIEALRSKRVFAAGLDVYANEPALDPRYIELENVFLTPHIASATTDTRHAMGMLVLNGILAHDAGEMPENQLC, from the coding sequence ATGACACGCGCCAAAGCCTTTCTGAGCCGACCTTTGCCTGCAACCGTGGAAGCTGCCATTGCGACCCACTTCGATGTCGTTCGCGCGGATGGTGATCGAATTCTTCCGGCTGCGGAAGTGGTGGAGGGGGCACAGGGTTGCCGGGCGGTGTTTGTGTCGGCCATGCAGCCGATGGGGCGTGAGGTGATCGCGGCGCTGCAGCCGGAGCTGAAGGCTATTGGCACGGTGTCCGTGGGGTATAACCATGTGGACCTGGATGCCTGCCGGGAGTATGGCGTGAGCGTCTTCTACTCACCGGGTGTGCTGTCCGATGCGTGCGCCGATCTGGCTGTGATGCTGGTCCTGAACGCCGCGCGTCGCGGACATGAGGCTGAGGCGCTGGTGCGCAGCGGCACATGGCAGGGTTATAGCAATGTGCAGTTGCTGGGGATCGGGTTGACCGGTCGTCGTGCGGGCATCCTTGGTATGGGCCGCATCGGACAGGCGATTGCTGCGCGTCTGCGGGGTTTTGGCACGGAGATTCACTACCACAATCGTCGTCAACTCTCCGCTGCGGAGGAGTTGGGTGCGACTTACCATGCGACGGCGGAAGAGCTGTTGCGTGTGAGTGACTTCCTGGTGTTGTGCGCGCCGGGAACGCCGGAGCTGCACCGCTTCCTGAACCGTGAGCGCATTGCTCTGCTGCCGGAGAACGCTGTGGTGGTGAATGTGTCTCGCGGCGATACGGTCGATGACGATGCGTTGATTGAGGCGTTGCGGTCAAAGCGTGTGTTTGCGGCGGGGCTGGATGTGTATGCGAATGAGCCTGCGCTTGATCCGCGGTATATCGAGTTGGAGAATGTGTTCCTGACGCCGCATATTGCCAGCGCTACGACGGATACTCGTCATGCGATGGGGATGCTGGTGCTGAACGGCATCCTGGCGCATGATGCAGGGGAAATGCCTGAAAATCAGCTTTGCTAG
- a CDS encoding epimerase produces the protein MRILIPGGSGQVGRVLARHLTEAGHQVTVLSRNPEPAPWQTLQWDGITEGPWVSELHRADAVIGLSGRIVNTRYTPKHRREILDSRILPTQLLGKLIAASPTPPRIWLNASTATIYRDAHDHAQDEFDGELGDRPFERGKRESASLPETYSFSVDVGAQWEEALFAETLPHTQRVALRTSLVMSPSPGSVFAVFSRITRLGLGGTQGSGEQHVSWMHELDFIRAINLLLTRPEITEETGGIINLAAPEAPINRRFMRTLRRAWHMPIGLPAPEFLMRPALWAIRTEPELVFKSRWVSPALLLKHGFQFRFPDWQSAATDLAARLKKS, from the coding sequence ATGCGCATTCTTATCCCTGGCGGCAGCGGACAAGTCGGTCGCGTTCTGGCTCGCCATCTCACCGAAGCAGGCCATCAGGTCACAGTTCTTTCTCGCAACCCAGAACCCGCACCCTGGCAAACACTCCAATGGGACGGCATCACGGAAGGCCCCTGGGTCTCCGAACTGCATCGCGCAGACGCAGTCATCGGCCTATCCGGCCGCATCGTCAACACACGCTACACGCCCAAGCACCGCCGCGAAATTCTCGACTCACGCATCCTGCCCACACAGCTTCTCGGCAAACTCATCGCAGCTTCACCCACACCACCACGCATCTGGCTCAACGCATCCACCGCCACCATCTATCGCGACGCCCATGACCATGCGCAGGACGAGTTCGACGGTGAACTCGGCGACCGCCCCTTCGAACGCGGCAAACGCGAATCCGCCTCACTCCCTGAAACCTATTCATTCTCCGTCGACGTCGGCGCGCAGTGGGAAGAAGCTCTCTTCGCAGAAACACTACCGCACACGCAACGAGTAGCGCTCCGCACATCGCTCGTCATGTCGCCCAGCCCCGGCAGCGTCTTCGCAGTCTTCTCGCGTATCACCCGCCTCGGACTTGGTGGAACGCAGGGCTCAGGGGAACAACACGTCTCCTGGATGCATGAACTCGACTTCATACGCGCCATCAATCTTCTCCTGACGCGCCCGGAGATAACAGAAGAAACCGGCGGCATCATCAATCTGGCTGCGCCGGAAGCTCCCATCAATCGCCGCTTCATGCGCACGCTGCGCCGAGCATGGCACATGCCCATCGGTCTCCCGGCCCCAGAGTTCCTCATGCGCCCCGCACTCTGGGCCATCCGCACAGAACCGGAACTCGTCTTCAAAAGCCGCTGGGTATCTCCCGCACTCCTGCTGAAACACGGCTTCCAATTCCGCTTCCCCGACTGGCAATCCGCCGCGACCGACCTGGCCGCCCGCCTGAAGAAAAGCTGA
- a CDS encoding HAD-IA family hydrolase has translation MDQRVTIWCKAVLFDMDGTLVDSTAVVEQGWAKWASRYGLQLDSILRFSHGRPASATMEHFLPGQDHAADIAELVVHEETNLQGVIAIPGAAEFVNAVQGHPWAIVTSAWRKLATARVGAAGLPIPEVLVPVDEISKGKPDPEGFLKAAETLGVQPKDCLVFEDTRPGIDAALRAGMQVVGLLTTMPAEQLQHELLVQDFRSVSIVPQGDRLAVSLVIANRP, from the coding sequence ATGGATCAACGCGTAACGATCTGGTGCAAGGCCGTCTTGTTCGATATGGATGGCACACTCGTTGACTCAACAGCAGTGGTCGAGCAGGGCTGGGCCAAATGGGCATCGCGCTATGGACTTCAACTGGATTCCATCCTCAGGTTCTCGCATGGGCGTCCTGCATCTGCAACGATGGAACACTTCCTACCCGGGCAGGATCATGCGGCGGACATTGCAGAGCTTGTAGTGCATGAAGAAACCAATCTGCAGGGTGTGATCGCCATTCCGGGCGCGGCGGAGTTTGTGAATGCAGTGCAGGGACATCCATGGGCAATCGTCACATCCGCCTGGAGAAAATTAGCAACAGCCCGTGTAGGCGCTGCGGGCTTACCAATACCAGAGGTTCTGGTGCCAGTGGATGAGATCAGCAAAGGCAAGCCAGATCCAGAAGGCTTCTTAAAAGCCGCGGAAACACTAGGCGTGCAACCCAAAGACTGCCTGGTATTTGAAGACACACGACCCGGCATCGACGCAGCGCTTCGCGCGGGAATGCAGGTTGTAGGACTGCTGACAACAATGCCCGCAGAGCAACTGCAGCATGAATTGCTAGTACAGGACTTCCGCTCGGTGTCGATTGTTCCGCAGGGCGATCGGCTTGCAGTTTCACTCGTGATTGCAAACAGACCGTAA